The window TCGAGTCCTCGGACATCGTGCCCAGGCCGGTGCCGCTCATACGCTTCGTCGCGTCGTGGAAGGGCAACCCGGCCGCCTGCTGGCCTTTTGCGGGCGGGGTCGTGCGCCTGCGCCTGGACGGCGCGCGCGTGCTGAAGGTCAGTCAGGTGTACTTCCCCTGATCATTCCCCGCCCCTGACCGTCCCCTGCGCCGCAGTTGCCCGCGCCAGGGCAGGGCTATGCTGCCCCCATGCCGGAACTGCCGGAAGTGGAAACCACCCGCCGCAAGATCGAGCCGCTGCTTTCGGGCCGTACGATTCTGGAGGTCGTGCACGACGCCCCGCACCGCTACCGCGACACCCACCGGGCCGCCGGGCGCCGCATCGCTGGCCTCAGCCGCCGGGGCAAGTACCTGCTGCTGCACCTCGCCGAGCAGAGCGCGGCCCAGGACGAGGCCCACGACCTCGAACTGCTGGTGCACCTGGGCATGACCGGGGGCTTTCGCCTGGAGCAGGGCCAGCACACCCGCGTGACCCTGCGCACCGACGGCGGCGACCTGTATTTCGATGACCCGCGCCGCTTCGGCAAGATGGCGGTGGTGCCAGCTGGGGAATACGCGGGGCACCCCACCCTGCTGGCGATGGGCCCCGAACCTCTCTCCGACGACTTCCGCGAAGAGGCCTTTGCCCGGTTGGCGGCGACGTGTGGTCCGGTGAAACCCTGGTTGCTCTCACAGAAACCCGTGAGCGGTGTGGGCAACATCTACGCCGACGAGAGCCTGTGGGCCGCGCAGCTGCACCCCGCCCAGACCCGCCTGACCCGCGAGGAAGCCGGGCGCCTGTACCACGCGGTGCGCGAGGTGATGGGCCATGCGGTGGCGGCGGGCGGCAGCAGCCTGGGCGACGGGGTGGGCAATTACCGCCAGCACGACGGCCAGAGCGGCGGCTACCAGACCCAGCACCACGCCTACGGCCGGGCCGGGCAGCCGTGCGAGCGCTGCGGCGCGCCCATCGAAAAGATCGTGCTGGGTGGGCGGGGCACCCATTTCTGCCCGGTCTGCCAGCCGCTGCACCCCCGCGCCCGCCAGGAGACCCCATGACCGACCTAACCGGGCTACGGCTGTCCTACACGCGCGCCGAACTGCGCCGTACGGCCCTGCACGCCAACCCCCTGCAGCAGTTCCAGGCGTGGCTGCAAGAAGCCCTGGAGGCCGGGCTGCGTGAGCCCTACGCCCTGAGCCTCGCCACCGCCGACGCCAAGGGGCGCCCCAGTGTGCGCACCGTGCTGTTGCGCGGGGCTGGGGAAGAGGGCCTGACCTTCTACACCAATTTCGAGTCGCACAAGGGCCGCGACCTGGGGGCCAACCCGCAGGCTGAACTGCTGTTTCACTGGGCCGAGCACGAGCGGCAGGTGCGCGCTTACGGTCCCGTCACCCGCGTGCCAGACGACGAAGCCGACGCCTACTTTCACGCCCGCCCCCGCGAAAGTCAGCTGGCCGCCCACGCCAGCGACCCGCAGAGTGCGCCCATTGCCAGCCGCGAGGCGCTGGAGGCCGCCTTTGCTAACCTGCATGCCCGCTACCCCGGCGAGACCCCAGTGCCCCGCCCAGCCTTCTGGGGTGGTTTCCGGGTGCAGGTGCAGGAGTGGGAGTTCTGGCAGGGCCGCGCCAACCGCCTGCACGACCGCTTCAGGTACACCCGGGCAGGCGGCGACTGGCGGATCACCCGCCTGATGCCCTGAGTGGGTGGACAGCGCCTTCGATCCGACTTCTGGAAACGTTCGTGACGCGAGTTGGCCGTTTGGACAGCAAGGCCTCGCGGGGAGAAACAGCTCTGGTGTGTCGGGCCGTGGACCTGAGGGCGGCCACAGGAGAGCAACCTCCTGAACGGTTCAGAGATGGGCGGCTGTCTGAGCGATGGTGCGGCCAGGCTTTAAGCGAAGCCAGCAGGTCATAAGAAAAACGTTCTCTGGGACGTGCGTTTCCCTTCGGCTTTTGCCCTGCCTTCCCTGGCAAAAGGGGAGGAGAGCGCTGGGTTCACCCTGTTGCCCCAGCTGACGTGCTGTAACTCTCCGCGCCTTGCTGAAGGGCGCCGTAAATCGGCACGGGGCCAGCTCCCAGCCGGGGTAGCATGGGCCCATGCCGCTGCATGTGGTCGAATCCAGCGTCCGCGCCCGCACGGGGCAGCCGGAAGACGGCGCCGACCTGCTGGTGATTACGCCCCACCACGTGGCGGTGGTGGCGGGCCTGAGTTTTGGGGCCACCACCGGGGGCGCGCGGCCCCACGACCAGCCCCCGGGCCGGTTTGCCGCCAGTGCGGGCGCCGCCGCCCTGCGCGACCTGCCCCCCACTGCCGACCTGCGCGACGCCGCTGACCGCTTCACCCGCACCCTGGACCAGGCGGTGGGCCGCGTGAGCGGCGGGGCCGGGCGCCTGCAGGTGGCCTACGCGGTGGCGGCCGTCAGCCACGCCCGGCGCGAGGTCTGGCAGATTGGCGCCGTGGGCGCCCAGTGGGACGGCGGCACCGGCCCCCAGGCCAGCCACGGGCTGCCCAGCCTGCTGCCCTCGCTGGCGGCGGCGGCCCAGGCGCGGGCGGTCTTTCTGCACGCCCTTCTGGCGCGCGGCGACGCCCACCACACCCCGGCCGCCCTGCGCCACGACGACCCGGCCCAGCCCATCCTTGCCCCGCTGCTGGCCGCGCACGCCGCGCTGGCAAACACCACCGGCCCCTTTGGCTACGGCCTGGTGGACGGCCGCGCCATCCCCGACGAGCACCTGCGCGTCTCGGTGCTGCCCCCTGGCCCGCGCGAGGTCTGTCTGGCCAGCGGCGGCTATCCAGCGGTGCTGCCCACCCTGGCCGCCGCCGAGCGCCACCTCGACGACTTGCTGGCCGCCGACCCGCTGCTGATCACGCGCTTTCCCTACGTGCGGCCCCATCGCCCCGGGCAGGACGGCTACGCCGACCGGGCCTACGTGCGCGTGCGCGTCTGGTAAAGGGGGAGGCTGGGGCTGCCCCTCACGCGGGAACACCCTGTTTGTGGGCTACAGCGCCGTTGCCTGGGGCCCAGGCGGGCCATGCTGGCGCGCATGAGTAACCTCTATACCGCCCAGGCTGTCGCCACCGGGGGCCGCGCTGGCACCGTGCGCAGCGAAGATGGCCGCCTGAACCTGAACCTCAGCGTCCCCGCAGGGCTTGGCGGGGACGACGGCCCCGGCACCAACCCCGAGCAGCTGTTTGCTGCGGGCTACGCCGCCTGCTTTCTGGGCGCCCTGGGGGTGGCCGCCCGGCGCCAGAAGCTGGACCTGGACCCCGCCAGCACCGTCAGCGCCCAGGTGGGCCTGCGCCGCGAGGGCCTGAGCTTTGCGCTGGACGTGGAACTCGAAGGCCAC of the Deinococcus aquaedulcis genome contains:
- a CDS encoding DNA-formamidopyrimidine glycosylase produces the protein MPELPEVETTRRKIEPLLSGRTILEVVHDAPHRYRDTHRAAGRRIAGLSRRGKYLLLHLAEQSAAQDEAHDLELLVHLGMTGGFRLEQGQHTRVTLRTDGGDLYFDDPRRFGKMAVVPAGEYAGHPTLLAMGPEPLSDDFREEAFARLAATCGPVKPWLLSQKPVSGVGNIYADESLWAAQLHPAQTRLTREEAGRLYHAVREVMGHAVAAGGSSLGDGVGNYRQHDGQSGGYQTQHHAYGRAGQPCERCGAPIEKIVLGGRGTHFCPVCQPLHPRARQETP
- the pdxH gene encoding pyridoxamine 5'-phosphate oxidase encodes the protein MTDLTGLRLSYTRAELRRTALHANPLQQFQAWLQEALEAGLREPYALSLATADAKGRPSVRTVLLRGAGEEGLTFYTNFESHKGRDLGANPQAELLFHWAEHERQVRAYGPVTRVPDDEADAYFHARPRESQLAAHASDPQSAPIASREALEAAFANLHARYPGETPVPRPAFWGGFRVQVQEWEFWQGRANRLHDRFRYTRAGGDWRITRLMP
- a CDS encoding organic hydroperoxide resistance protein → MSNLYTAQAVATGGRAGTVRSEDGRLNLNLSVPAGLGGDDGPGTNPEQLFAAGYAACFLGALGVAARRQKLDLDPASTVSAQVGLRREGLSFALDVELEGHFPGLSPEQAQALMHAAHEVCPYSVATKGNVDVRLTVR